In Nocardioides luti, the DNA window GACGCCGAGCACGAGGGTCGCGGCGACACCGACGGCGATCGTCCCCGAGGTCAGCAGCGACGGCTTCACGACGCCCGCCAGCTCCCCCTCCCCGTCGACGAAGAACATCAGCACGATCACGCGGACGTAGAAGAACACCGAGACGATGCTGAACAGCACGGCGGCGATCACCACGGGCCACGCACCGGCCGAGAGGGCGACCGTGAAGACCGCCCACTTGCCGATGAAGCCGGCGGTCAGCGGGATGCCGGCCATCGAGAGCAGGAAGAAGGCGAAGAGCCCGCCGAGCAGCGGCGAGCGCCGCCCGATGCCCGCCCAGCGCGAGAACTGCGTGGCCTCGCCGCCGCCGTCCCGGACCAGGGTGACGACCGCGAAGGCGCCGATCATCGCGAAGCCGTACGTCGCCAGGTAGAACAGCACGGCCTGCAGCGAGGTGACCTGGCCGTCCGCGAGGTCGGCGGCGCTCTGCACGCCGAGCACGCCGGTCAGCAGGAAGCCGGTGTGCGCGACCGAGGAGTAGGCCAGCATCCGCTTGACGTCCGTCTGCACGACCGCGAGCACCGCGCCGACGGCCATGGTGAGCACCGCGATGATCCAGAACATCGGCTGCCAGGTCCACCGGTCGGAGCCGAACGCGACGTAGAACAGCCGCAGCAGGGCGCCGAAGGCAGCGACCTTGGTGCACGCGGCCATGAACGCCGTGACCGCGGTCGGGGCGCCCTGGTAGACGTCGGGCGTCCAGGCCTGGAACGGCGCGGCACCGACCTTGAAGAGCAGGCCGACGGCCAGCATGCCCATGCCGACGAGCAGCAGGGCCTGGTTGCCGACGTCGTTGCGGACCGCCTCGTTGATCTCGCCCAGCTGCATCGAGCCGGCGAAGCCGTAGACCAGCGCGACGCCGTACAGGAAGAAGCCGGAGCTGAAGGCGCCGAGGAGGAAGTACTTCAGAGCCGCCTCCTGGCTCAGCAGGCGGCGCCGGCGGGCCAGGCCGCAGAGGAGGTAGAGCGGCAGCGAGAGGACCTCGAGGGCGACGAACATCGTCAGCAGGTCGTTGGAGGCGGGGAAGAGCATCATGCCGCCGACGGCGAAGAGCATCAGCGGGTAGACCTCGGTGTGGTCGAGGCCCTGGGTGGACGCCTGGCGCTCGGCCTCGGTGCCCGGCAGCGCGGCGGCCTGGCCGGCGAAGGCCGACACCCCGCCCTCGAGCCGGCGCTCGGCGAAGAGCAGCGCGCCCCCGATCGCGAAGACCAGGATCAGCGCCCAGAGGAAGACCGACGGGCCGTCGACGACGATCGTGCCCTCGGCCGCGACGATGCCGCGGGCGGCACCGTCCCCGAGGACGCCGAGGTCCCGCGCGACCAGGACGGTGCCGACCAGGGCGGTCACCAGCCCGACGACGGTGAGCACGGCCTGCACGAGGTAGCGGCGCTCGCGCGGCAGGAAGGCCTCGACGAGGACGCCGGCGCAGGCGAAGCCGAAGACGACGAGCAGCGGCCAGAGCCGGGAGTACTCGATCGACGGCTTGGAGAACTCGGTGACGGCGCCGACCACGGCGCCGCTCAGCTGCGGGATCACTGCTGGCCTTCCTCGTGCGAGTCGGACCCGGCTGCGGGCACGACGGGCGGGTCGTCACTCACGCCGACGTGCTGCATGAGGTCGGAGACCGTGGGGTTGCTGACGTCCAGCAGCGGCATCGGGAAGAAGCCGAACAGCACGAGCGCCAGCACGAGCGGGGCGACCGAGCCCACCTCGCGGCGGTCCAGGTCGGGGGTGGCCGCCGCGACGGGCGCCGGAGCGGCACCGCCCTCGACCACGTCCGGGCCGGTGAACACCCGCTGGTAGGCCCACAGCACGTAGACCGCCGCCAGCACGATGCCGCTGACGGCGACCGCGCCGGCCCACCACGCGTGGTCGAACGCGGAGATGAGCACCAGGATCTCGGAGACGAACTGGCTCAGGCCCGGGAGCCCCAGCGTGGCGAGTCCCGCGACGAGGAACAGCCCGGCGAGCACGGGCGCGGACTTCTCGACCCCGCGCATCTGGCTGATCAGCGAGGTGCCGCGGCGGCGGATGAGGTAGCCCGCGAGCAGGAACAGCGCCGCGGTCCCGATGCCGTGGTTGACCATGTAGAGGATCGAGCCGGACGCGCCCTGGCTGCTGAAGGCGAAGATGCCGAGCGTGATGAAGCCGAAGTGGCTCAGCGAGGTCAGGCCGATCAGGCGCAGCAGGTCGTCCTGGCCGATGGCGATGAGCGCGCCGTACACGATCGAGACCAGCGCGAGCACGATCACGACCGGCGTCGCCCACTGCGAGGCCTCGGGGAAGAGCCCCAGGCAGAAGCGCAGCATCCCGAACGTGCCGATCTTGTCGAGCACGCAGACCAGCAGGACGCTGGTGCCCGGGGTGGCCTTCTCGGTGGTGTCCGCGAGCCAGGTGTGCAGCGGGAACAGCGGCGCCTTGACCGCGAACGCGATGAAGAAGCCGGCGAAGAGCCAGCGCTCCGCGCTCGTGGACATGTCGAGGTTCGCGAGGTCGGAGAGGAGGTACGACGGCGAGCCCTGCTGGGCCGAGACGACGTAGAGACCGATGACCGAGCCGAGGAGCACGAGGCCGCCGCCGAGCTGGTACATCAGGAACTTCAGCGCCGCGAAGGCGCGCCCCTCGCGGCCGAAGCCGCCGATGAGGAAGTACGCCGGGATCAGCGTCGCCTCGAAGACCACGTAGAACAGGAACACGTCGGTGGCCGCGAACACCGCGAGCGAGAGGCCCTCGAGGGCCAGCGCCCAGGCGAAGAACGCCGCGGGGTTGGAGTCGTTCGCGTCGTGCCAGGAGCCGATCAGCACCAGCGGCACGAGCACCACGGTGAGCAGGATCAGCAGCAGGCCGAGGCCGTCGACGCCGAGCGCGTAGTGGACGCCCAGGGCGTGGATCCACTCGACGTCCTCGGTGAGCTGCATCCCTCCGCCGGTGTCGTACTGCAGCGCGATCGCGATGCCGACGGCCAGGGTCAGCACCGAGGCGCCGAGCCCGACCAGCTTGGGCAGGGCGGAGCCGGGCGACTTCGGGAGGAAGGCGACCACGAGGGCGCCGACGAGCGGCACCGCCACCAGGACCGTGAGCCAGGGGAACTGGGTCATGCGAGGTTCACCGCCAGGAGGGCCAGGACGACGAGGAGCACGCCGCCGAGCAGGGAGAGGGCGTAGGAGCGGACGAAGCCGTTCTGCACCTTGCGGAGCTGGCCGGCGATCGCGCCGATGGCGACCGGGCCGCCGGTGAGTGCACCGTCCACGGCGTACTTGTCCATGCCGAGCAGGCCGGACACGAGGCGGCGCCCGGGTTGTACGACGACGCCCTCGTTGATCGCGTCGCCGTAGAGGTCGGCGCGCGCCGCGCGGGTCACGAACGAGACGTCCTGCGGCGGCGTGAGGGGGACCTCGCGCTTGCCGACCAGGAACCAGGCGGTCGCGACGCCGACGGCGACGACGAGCACCGCGAGCAGCGAGATCACGATCGCCGGGACGGGCAGGTGCTCCTCGGGGGCCTCGCCCACGACCGGCGCGAGGAAGTCGGTGATCCAGCCGCCGGCGAGCATCAGGCCGCCGAGGACCGAGAGCGCGGCGAGGACGATCAGCGGCACGGTCATCACCTTGGGCGACTCGTGCGGGTGGACGTCCTTCTTCCAGCGCTGCTCGGTGAAGAAGGTGAGCAGCATCAGCCGGGTCATGTAGAAGCCGGTGACGCCGGCGCCCAGCAGCGCGCAGAGCCCGACGAACCAGTTCTCCGCGAGCGCGACCTCGATGATCTTGTCCTTGGACCAGAAGCCCGAGAAGCCGGGGAACCCGATGATCGCGAGGTAGCCCATCGCGAAGGTCAGGAAGGTCACCGGCATCGCGTGGCGCACGGCGCCGTAGCGCCGCATGTCGACGTCGTCGTTCATGCCGTGCATGACCGAGCCGGCGCCGAGGAACATGTTGGCCTTGAAGAAGCCGTGCGTGAGCAGGTGGAAGATCGCGAAGGCGTAGCCGCCGACACCGAGGCCGGCACCGAGCATCATGTAGCCGATCTGGCTCATCGTGGAGCCGGCCAGCGCCTTCTTGATGTCGTCCTTGGCGCACCCGATGACCGCACCCCACAGCAGCGTGGTGACGGCCACGACGACCACCACGGTCTGCGCGGTGGGGGCGAGCTCGAAGATGAAGTTGGAGCGGGTGATCAGGTAGACGCCCGCGGTCACCATGGTGGCCGCGTGGATGAGCGCCGACACCGGGGTGGGGCCCTCCATCGCGTCGAGCAGCCAGGCCTGCAGCGGCACCTGGGCGGACTTCGCGCAGGCGCCGAGGAGCAGGAGCAGGCCGAGCGCGTTCAGCGTGAAGCCGGACGCCCCCGAGGAGGCCTCGCTGATGCCGGAGAAGCTGGTGGTACCGAAGGTGACGAACATCAGCATGATCGCGGTCGACATGCCGAGGTCGCCGACGCGGTTGATGACGAAGGCCTTCTTGGCGGCGGCCGCCGCGGAGGGCTTGTGCTGCCAGAAGCCGATGAGGAGGTACGACGCCAGGCCGACGCCCTCCCAGCCGAGGAACAGCCCGAGGTAGTTCTCGGAGAGCACCAGCATCAGCATCGCGGCGACGAAGAGGTTGAGGTAGCCGAAGAACCGGCGGCGGCGGGGGTCGTGCTCCATGTAGCCGATGGAGTAGACGTGGATCAGCGAGCCGACCCCGGTGATGAGCATGAGGAACAGCGCCGAGAGCGGGTCGTAGAGCAGGTCCATGCCGACGTCGAGGTGGCCGACCTGGATCCAGTCGTAGAGGTGCTGGCCGATCTGGCGCTCCCCCGCGTCGCGGCCGAGCAGCGAGAGGAACATCAGCAGGCTGATCACGAAGGAGCCGACCGGCATCAGGGTGCCGAGCAGGTGGCCCCAGCGGTCGACGACCCTGGGGAACGCCGCGCCGCCGACCAGCAGGACCACCGCACCCGCGAGGGGCAGGGCGATCACGAGCCACAGCAGGGTGAACACCCCGCTGGTGGCGCCCGGGTCGACCACGGGGATGTGGACGGCCTCGTGCCATGCCGTGATTTGGGCAAACATCGAGTCGCGCTCCTAGTACTTCAGCAGGCTCGCGTCGTCGACCGAGGCCGAGCGACGGGTCCGGAAGATGGTCATGATGATCGCGAGCCCGACGACGACCTCGGCCGCGGCGACGACCATCACGAAGAACGCCGCGATCTGTCCGTCGAGGTTGCCGTTCTGCCGAGAGAACGCCACCAGGGCGAGGTTCGAGGCGTTGAGCATCAGCTCGACGCACATGAACACCACGATCGCGTTGCGCCGGGTGAGGACCCCGACGCAGCCGATCGTGAAGAGGATCGCCGAGAGGACGAGGTAGGGGGTGGTGCTCATGCCGGGTCCTCCTCGGTGGTCGCGGGGGCGGGCCCCGGACCGGTCGCGGGCTTGCCGTCGATCGAGCGCTGCATCGCCTGGATGTTCTCGGCGAGCGCGGGCGCGGAGCGGACCGTGCCGCGCGCGGCGAGCACCCGGGAGATCGAGGCCTCCGACGCGGTGCCGTCGGGCAGCAGCGCGGGCGTGTCCACGGCGTTGTGCCGGGCGAAGACGCCGGGAGGAGGCAGCGGACCGAGGTGCAGGCCCTTGTCGCCGTAGTCCCGGACCCGCTGGGCCGCCATCGAGGCCTGGGTGGGCTTCGGGACCAGGCGCTCGCGGTGGGCGAGCACCATCGCGCCCATGGCGGCGGTGATCAGCAGCGCGCTGGTGGTCTCGAACGCGAAGACGTAGCGCGAGAACATGATGTCGGCGAGGCCCTGGATGTTGCCGCCGCCGTTGGCCTCGGTCAGGCCGCGCACGGTGCCGAGCGACACCTGGCCCAGGGCGAGCACGAGCACGACGCCGAGCAGCAGGCCCAGGACGGTCGCGAGCACCCGCTGGCCGCGGATCGTCTCGACGACCGAGTCGGAGGCGTCCACGCCGACCAGCATCAGCACGAAGAGGAAGAGCATCAGGATGGCGCCGGTGTAGACGATGATCTGCACCGCGAAGAGGAACGGCGCCTCCAGCACGAGGTAGAGCACCGCGAGGCTCAGCATCACGACGGCCAGCAGCAGGGCGGCGTGCACGGCCTTGCGGACGAAGAGGATGCCGAGCGCGGCGATCACCATGATCGGCGCGAGGATCCAGAACGCGATCACTCCGAGGCCTCCTTGCGCGCGACGGGCGCCGGGGCGGCGTACGCGCCCCGGTAGTAGGCGCCCTCGTCCTCGCCGAGCTGCATCGCGTGCGGCGGCTGCACCATGCCGGGCAGCAGCGGGGCGAGCAGGTCGGACTTCTCGTAGATCAGGTCGGCGCGGTTGTCGTCGGCCAGCTCGTACTCGTTGGTCATCGTGAGGGCCCGGGTGGGGCACGCCTCGATGCACAGGCCGCACAGGATGCAGCGCAGGTAGTTGATCTGGTAGACGCGGCCGTAGCGCTCGCCCGGCGAGAAGCGCCCGGACTCGTCACCCTCGCCGTCGACGTTCGACGCACCCTCGACGTAGATCGCGTCGGCCGGGCAGGCCCAGGCGCACAGCTCGCAGCCGATGCACTTCTCGAGCCCGTCGGGCCAGCGGTTGAGCTGGTGACGGCCGTGGAAGCGCGGCGCCGTCGGGAGCTTCTCGAAGGGGTACTGCTCGGTGACGACCTTCTTGAACATCGTCCGGAAGGTCACCCCGAACCCCGCGATCGGGTCCCAGAACTGCTCCCTCATGCTCGTGGACTCGGCCATCAGATCTCCTCGCCGGGGCGGCCGGCTGCGCTCGTGCTGGCGGTGGTGCTGGTCAGGGGTGACTCGCGGAGGGGACCGGAGCCGAACGACAGGGGACGGGCCGCGCCGCGCACGGCACCGCCCTCGGGCATGGGCGGCACGGGGAAGCTGCCCGGCCGCGGCTCGGCCGCGACCACGGGCTCGTCCTCGTCGGTGCCGCTGTCGCCGACGAAGAACAGCACCAGGAAGACGGCCGCGAGGACGCCGATGCCGACGAGGAGGTAGCGCCGCGCGTCGCCGCTGTTGTCGAGCGTGACCGCGCGGATCGTCGCGACCGCCACGATCCAGATCAGCGAGATCGGGATCAGCCGCTTCCAGCCGAACGCCATGAACTGGTCGTAGCGCAGCCGGGGCAGCGAGCCGCGCAGCCAGATGAACAGGAAGATGAAGAAGAGGACCTTGCCGAAGAACCACAGCACCGGCCAGTAGCCCTGGTTGGCACCGTCCCAGATCGAGATCGGCCACGGGGCCCGCCAGCCGCCGAGGAACAGCGTCGTCGCGAGGGCCGAGACGGTCGCCATGTTGATGTACTCGGCGAGGAAGAACAGGGCGAACTTCAGCGAGGAGTACTCCGTGTGGAAGCCACCCACCAGCTCGCCCTCGGCCTCGGGGAGGTCGAAGGGCGCGCGGTTGGTCTCGCCGACCATCGAGATCGTGTAGATGATGAACGACGGCAGCAGGATCAGCGCGAACCAGCCCGGGATCGGGATCGTCAGGCCGGCGACGTCGAAGCTGCTCGTGCTGGCCTGGGCGGCGACGATCTCCGAGGTCGACATCGAGCCGGCGTACAGGAACACCGCGACGAGCGCGAGGCCCATCGCGACCTCGTAGGAGATCATCTGCGCGCTCGAGCGGAGGCCGCCGAGCAGGGAGTACGTCGAGCCGCTGGACCAGCCGCCGAGCACGATGCCGTAGATGCCGACCGAGGCGATCGCCATCACGAACAGCACCGCGACCGGCATGTCGGTCAGCTGCAGCGGCGTGGTCCGGTCGGTGAAGGGGACGTGCACGTCCGGGCCGAACGGGATCACGCTGAAGGTCACGAACGCCGGGATCACCGCGATCACCGGGGCGATCAGGAAGACCACCTTGTCCGCGGCCTTGGGGATGATGTCCTCCTTGAGCGCGAGCTTCACGCCGTCGGCGAGGGACTGGAGCAGGCCGAAGGGGCCGTGGACGTTCGGGCCGATGCGGTGCTGCATCCGGGCCACCACCCGACGCTCCCACCAGATGTTGAAGAGCGTCAGCAGCACGAGCACCAGGAAGATCAGCAGCACCTTGATGCCGACGAGCCACCAGGGGTCGCGGCCGAAGGCGCCGAGGTCGTCCGCGACGAGGGCACCCACGCCGCTGGTCAGGCCGGTCGGGATCACAGGTCCGCTCCCTTCACCGTCACGGTGGAGCCGGGTGAGGCGAGGCCGGCCAGGACGCCGGCCCCGAGCGAGTTCGCGGGCACCCACACGACGCCGTCGACGATGTCGGCCACCTCGGCCGGCAGCGTCATCGAGCCGCGGTCGCCGCTGACGCGGACCGTCGGCCCGAGCTCGTCGTACACGCGCTGGCTGACGCGGGCCGCGGCCGGGCGGGCGGCGGCACGCAGGTGCTCGTCGCCGTCCAGCATCGAGCCGTTGTCGACGAGCTGCTTCCAGGTCGCGAGCCGCAGCCGGTCGTCGTCCTGCGGGACGACCGGCCTGGTGGGGGGCGCCTCGACCGTGGCGCGCTCGCCGTCCCAGGGGCCGAGGTCCTCGATCTGGTCGCGCGCCTCGGCGACGGTCCGGAAGCCGAGCGGGCTGCCGTGGCCGAGCTGGGCGAGCTCCTCGGCGATGCCGGCCAGGACCCGGAGGTCGGGCAGCGAGGTCGGGTTGGTGAAGACCGCGCCGAAGGAGCGGGGGCGGCCCTCCCAGTTCACGAAGAGGCCGGCCTTGTCGCTGACCGGGGCGACGGGGAAGACCACGTCGGCGGCCCGGGTCACGTCGGTCTCGCGCAGCTCGAGGGCCACGACGAAGGACGCGGTGTCGACCGCGGCGCGGAACGCGTCGGGGTCGGCGGTGTCGTCGGGGTCCACCCCACCGACGACCAGCCCGCCCAGCTCGCCGGAGGCGAGGGCGGCGACGATGCCGTCGGCGTCCCGGCCCACGGTCTCGGGCAGCGAGGAGACGCCCCAGGCGGTGGCGGCGTCGACGCGGGCACCGGCGTCGGTGACGGGGCGCCCGCCGGGGAGCAGGTTCGGCAGGCAGCCCATCTCGACGGCGCCACGGTCGCCGGCGCGGCGCGGCACCCAGGCCAGGCGCGCGCCGGTGGTGCGGGCGAGCGTCGCGGCGGCGGTGTAGGCACCCGGCGAGGTCGCGAGGCGCTCGCCGACGAGGATCACGCCGGTCGCGTCCAGCCCGAAGTCGGCGTGGTTGGCCAGCTGCTCGAGGGCGGCGGCCTCCTCGCCCGGGGCGGCGGGAACGAGCTGGCCCTTCATCTTGCGCAGGCCCTTGGAGGAGAACGGCGCCACGGAGACGACGCGGGTGCGGCTGTGCAGGGCAGCCTTGCGCAGGCGCAGGAAGATCGTGCCGGCCTCGTCCTCGGGGTCGAGCCCCGCGAGCACGACGGTCGACGCGGTCTCGAGGTCGGCGTACGTCACCGACGGGGCGCCGACGACCTCGGCGGCCAGGAACGACGTCTCCTCGGCCGAGTGCAGCCGGGAGCGGAAGTCGATGTCGTTGGTGCCGAGCGCCACGCGGGCGAAGGTCGCGTAGGCGTAGGCGTCCTCGGCCGTGACCCGGCCACCGGTGAGCACG includes these proteins:
- a CDS encoding NADH-quinone oxidoreductase subunit G; translation: MTQVSSSKPDVKDEDLVSLTIDGIQVSVPKDTLVIRAAEEVGVQIPRFCDHPLLAPVGACRQCLVDVPDAGNGRGFPKPQASCTIAVAEGMVVNTQATSPVADKAQQGIMEFLLINHPLDCPVCDKGGECPLQNQAMSNGRGETRFDGVKRTYPKPINISAQVLLDRERCVLCARCTRFSEQIAGDPFIELIERGALQQVGIYENQPFESYFSGNTIQICPVGALTSAEYRFRSRPFDLVSTPSVAEHDACGSAIRVDHRRGKVMRRLAGDDPDVNEEWITDKDRFAFTYAVAPDRLTHPRVRDALPDGSRGELRPASWTEAFAVAARGLAAAGASGVLTGGRVTAEDAYAYATFARVALGTNDIDFRSRLHSAEETSFLAAEVVGAPSVTYADLETASTVVLAGLDPEDEAGTIFLRLRKAALHSRTRVVSVAPFSSKGLRKMKGQLVPAAPGEEAAALEQLANHADFGLDATGVILVGERLATSPGAYTAAATLARTTGARLAWVPRRAGDRGAVEMGCLPNLLPGGRPVTDAGARVDAATAWGVSSLPETVGRDADGIVAALASGELGGLVVGGVDPDDTADPDAFRAAVDTASFVVALELRETDVTRAADVVFPVAPVSDKAGLFVNWEGRPRSFGAVFTNPTSLPDLRVLAGIAEELAQLGHGSPLGFRTVAEARDQIEDLGPWDGERATVEAPPTRPVVPQDDDRLRLATWKQLVDNGSMLDGDEHLRAAARPAAARVSQRVYDELGPTVRVSGDRGSMTLPAEVADIVDGVVWVPANSLGAGVLAGLASPGSTVTVKGADL
- the nuoI gene encoding NADH-quinone oxidoreductase subunit NuoI produces the protein MAESTSMREQFWDPIAGFGVTFRTMFKKVVTEQYPFEKLPTAPRFHGRHQLNRWPDGLEKCIGCELCAWACPADAIYVEGASNVDGEGDESGRFSPGERYGRVYQINYLRCILCGLCIEACPTRALTMTNEYELADDNRADLIYEKSDLLAPLLPGMVQPPHAMQLGEDEGAYYRGAYAAPAPVARKEASE
- the nuoH gene encoding NADH-quinone oxidoreductase subunit NuoH; the protein is MPTGLTSGVGALVADDLGAFGRDPWWLVGIKVLLIFLVLVLLTLFNIWWERRVVARMQHRIGPNVHGPFGLLQSLADGVKLALKEDIIPKAADKVVFLIAPVIAVIPAFVTFSVIPFGPDVHVPFTDRTTPLQLTDMPVAVLFVMAIASVGIYGIVLGGWSSGSTYSLLGGLRSSAQMISYEVAMGLALVAVFLYAGSMSTSEIVAAQASTSSFDVAGLTIPIPGWFALILLPSFIIYTISMVGETNRAPFDLPEAEGELVGGFHTEYSSLKFALFFLAEYINMATVSALATTLFLGGWRAPWPISIWDGANQGYWPVLWFFGKVLFFIFLFIWLRGSLPRLRYDQFMAFGWKRLIPISLIWIVAVATIRAVTLDNSGDARRYLLVGIGVLAAVFLVLFFVGDSGTDEDEPVVAAEPRPGSFPVPPMPEGGAVRGAARPLSFGSGPLRESPLTSTTASTSAAGRPGEEI
- the nuoN gene encoding NADH-quinone oxidoreductase subunit NuoN; this encodes MIPQLSGAVVGAVTEFSKPSIEYSRLWPLLVVFGFACAGVLVEAFLPRERRYLVQAVLTVVGLVTALVGTVLVARDLGVLGDGAARGIVAAEGTIVVDGPSVFLWALILVFAIGGALLFAERRLEGGVSAFAGQAAALPGTEAERQASTQGLDHTEVYPLMLFAVGGMMLFPASNDLLTMFVALEVLSLPLYLLCGLARRRRLLSQEAALKYFLLGAFSSGFFLYGVALVYGFAGSMQLGEINEAVRNDVGNQALLLVGMGMLAVGLLFKVGAAPFQAWTPDVYQGAPTAVTAFMAACTKVAAFGALLRLFYVAFGSDRWTWQPMFWIIAVLTMAVGAVLAVVQTDVKRMLAYSSVAHTGFLLTGVLGVQSAADLADGQVTSLQAVLFYLATYGFAMIGAFAVVTLVRDGGGEATQFSRWAGIGRRSPLLGGLFAFFLLSMAGIPLTAGFIGKWAVFTVALSAGAWPVVIAAVLFSIVSVFFYVRVIVLMFFVDGEGELAGVVKPSLLTSGTIAVGVAATLVLGVVPGPVLTLAAHAGEFIR
- the nuoL gene encoding NADH-quinone oxidoreductase subunit L — protein: MFAQITAWHEAVHIPVVDPGATSGVFTLLWLVIALPLAGAVVLLVGGAAFPRVVDRWGHLLGTLMPVGSFVISLLMFLSLLGRDAGERQIGQHLYDWIQVGHLDVGMDLLYDPLSALFLMLITGVGSLIHVYSIGYMEHDPRRRRFFGYLNLFVAAMLMLVLSENYLGLFLGWEGVGLASYLLIGFWQHKPSAAAAAKKAFVINRVGDLGMSTAIMLMFVTFGTTSFSGISEASSGASGFTLNALGLLLLLGACAKSAQVPLQAWLLDAMEGPTPVSALIHAATMVTAGVYLITRSNFIFELAPTAQTVVVVVAVTTLLWGAVIGCAKDDIKKALAGSTMSQIGYMMLGAGLGVGGYAFAIFHLLTHGFFKANMFLGAGSVMHGMNDDVDMRRYGAVRHAMPVTFLTFAMGYLAIIGFPGFSGFWSKDKIIEVALAENWFVGLCALLGAGVTGFYMTRLMLLTFFTEQRWKKDVHPHESPKVMTVPLIVLAALSVLGGLMLAGGWITDFLAPVVGEAPEEHLPVPAIVISLLAVLVVAVGVATAWFLVGKREVPLTPPQDVSFVTRAARADLYGDAINEGVVVQPGRRLVSGLLGMDKYAVDGALTGGPVAIGAIAGQLRKVQNGFVRSYALSLLGGVLLVVLALLAVNLA
- a CDS encoding NADH-quinone oxidoreductase subunit J, translated to MIAFWILAPIMVIAALGILFVRKAVHAALLLAVVMLSLAVLYLVLEAPFLFAVQIIVYTGAILMLFLFVLMLVGVDASDSVVETIRGQRVLATVLGLLLGVVLVLALGQVSLGTVRGLTEANGGGNIQGLADIMFSRYVFAFETTSALLITAAMGAMVLAHRERLVPKPTQASMAAQRVRDYGDKGLHLGPLPPPGVFARHNAVDTPALLPDGTASEASISRVLAARGTVRSAPALAENIQAMQRSIDGKPATGPGPAPATTEEDPA
- a CDS encoding NADH-quinone oxidoreductase subunit M, with product MTQFPWLTVLVAVPLVGALVVAFLPKSPGSALPKLVGLGASVLTLAVGIAIALQYDTGGGMQLTEDVEWIHALGVHYALGVDGLGLLLILLTVVLVPLVLIGSWHDANDSNPAAFFAWALALEGLSLAVFAATDVFLFYVVFEATLIPAYFLIGGFGREGRAFAALKFLMYQLGGGLVLLGSVIGLYVVSAQQGSPSYLLSDLANLDMSTSAERWLFAGFFIAFAVKAPLFPLHTWLADTTEKATPGTSVLLVCVLDKIGTFGMLRFCLGLFPEASQWATPVVIVLALVSIVYGALIAIGQDDLLRLIGLTSLSHFGFITLGIFAFSSQGASGSILYMVNHGIGTAALFLLAGYLIRRRGTSLISQMRGVEKSAPVLAGLFLVAGLATLGLPGLSQFVSEILVLISAFDHAWWAGAVAVSGIVLAAVYVLWAYQRVFTGPDVVEGGAAPAPVAAATPDLDRREVGSVAPLVLALVLFGFFPMPLLDVSNPTVSDLMQHVGVSDDPPVVPAAGSDSHEEGQQ
- the nuoK gene encoding NADH-quinone oxidoreductase subunit NuoK, which codes for MSTTPYLVLSAILFTIGCVGVLTRRNAIVVFMCVELMLNASNLALVAFSRQNGNLDGQIAAFFVMVVAAAEVVVGLAIIMTIFRTRRSASVDDASLLKY